A genomic segment from Synchiropus splendidus isolate RoL2022-P1 chromosome 18, RoL_Sspl_1.0, whole genome shotgun sequence encodes:
- the camta1a gene encoding calmodulin-binding transcription activator 1 isoform X8 gives MAAENKPEDEHGHLKIYLPKKLLECLPKCTSLPKERHRWNTNEEIAAYLITFEKHEEWLTTSPKTRPQNGSMILYNRKKVKYRKDGYCWKKRKDGKTTREDHMKLKVQGVECLYGCYVHSSIIPTFHRRCYWLLQNPDIVLVHYLNVPAIEDCGKPCGPILCSINTDKKEWAKWTKEELIGQLKPMFHGIKWTCSNGNSSSGFSVEQLVQQILDSHQTKPPPRTHNCLCTGTLGAGSSVHHKCNSAKHRIISPKVDPRTGAYSSAHSEVQNNDVSEGKTEHTGHGGGKNSGGGGGGTTREKRNGKVHKPVLLHQNSTEVSSTNQVEVPDTTQNSPVSISSGLNSDPDMADSPAVTGMSHVASVMSGLSQGVFMSDVTGDPVYSMSPTGGPNTHLMGADAASQGLVLSVASDRHKFAFPGGGVGEAGAAGGGDSLAMLSSAGVSEELVLSSSLDAAGLKIPETNMNFDPDCFLNNPKQGQTYGGSALKTEGSTASSCSSSASTNGNLQRSPSMSDNSYNFNSNLVKNIKTEDTSFEQQLAKESGYQVGSVVNCGNGVTMSSGASSGQGNLGLTPAGSLLPSGGGLSPSTTLEQMDFSAIDAKQEYTAGAATVNYGQAMSSPHMQHQSRSPSFFLQDASQSNQQGRNNLGQKTHLMEHNSHDSGAYMGLQVVKTESPGSNGHLHHHHHHQNQHRINCNGAPATDGQPGSLQLLQYQGNFPGLGADHEEVVGLEQSGNVSSVQAAEGTADSLLKNGDHIQSCATASGEGGDHYLQQTSDGGVGGSGEGVVLHNGNNSSDSGNRTQQQQQLQPLLQGTNMVQGLYNSVGAHQGLGTGASNGGGAGSGMEISLDHFDISFGNQFSDLINDFISVDGSGSTMSGGGGLYAHQLVTSHNSESQGNGGGAQQGQEDAGNRGSSYNPSDLCLQPCCSPQALNGGGGGANSGDAGSLSYMNVAEVVSAAVAHGALGMLQATGRLFIVTDYSPEWSYPEGGVKVLITGPWQEASSNYSCLFDQISVPASLIQPGVLRCYCPAHDTGLVTLQVAVSNQIISNSVVFEYKARALPSLPSSQHDWLSLDDNQFRMSILERLEQMERRMAEMANHQQQSSTGSGGAGGGTGGSGGGGGGGAVGGGGGGGANNNQSQCVSGQLQASSSFESRVVVVCEKMMSRACWAKSKHLIHSKTFRGMTLLHLAAGQGYATLIQTLIKWRTKHADSIDLELEVDPLNVDHFSCTPLMWACALGHLEAAVVLYKWDRRALAIPDSLGRLPLSIARSRGHTKLAECLEQLQREEQQPPAPLPPTTRMSFSPAPENSTTDSWMVSWANDTVVAPGSKKGGPTTTTTTISTTTTSSTTNTNPDLRRPRSEPSNYYSSEGQRDLPLAKKHKPNPEMFQTRPNKAMSVPLSLEQQQLHNLSTSPKSQSSEGLSADKNTSVGGSATTARWSSREGFPPGGLGRKGLGGSATSSLGKEKLVNRLRQREQLGMLVMADREMADAELLSYREDLENQDCLTQMDDLQVNMMTLAEHIIEATPERIKRENFTAADSVPADTSGVSNTMNWLANYLGDVEQLPSIIHLRSLYNVPLAPSSNPNISPGSSPLREGPLERPVLPSPADWSEFINASNSKVERDLAQLTLSDPEQRELYEAARLVQTAFRKYKGRPLREQQEVAAAVIQRCYKKYKQLTWIALKYALYKKMTQAAILIQSKFRSYNEQKKFQQSRRAAVLIQQYYRSYKEFGRLKPHQRGAAAAALVQHKLRSSLLTKRQDQAARKIMRFLRRCRHSPLMDHRLFKRGERIEKGQGT, from the exons AACCCTGACATTGTGCTCGTCCACTATTTGAATGTTCCAGCCATTGAGGATTGTGGGAAACCATGTGGGCCGATCCTCTGCTCCATCAATACAGACAAGAAAGAATGGGCCAAATGGACCAAGGAGGAGCTGATCGGGCAGCTCAAGCCCATGT TTCATGGCATCAAGTGGACTTGCAGCAATGGGAACAGCAGCTCTGGCTTCTCAGTGGAGCAGCTAGTGCAGCAGATACTGGACAGCCACCAGACTAAGCCTCCTCCCCGGACTCACAACTGCCTCTGCACAGGCACCCTGG GTGCGGGAAGCAGCGTGCACCACAAATGCAACAGCGCCAAACACCGCATCATCTCCCCAAAGGTGGACCCCCGTACCGGGGCGTACAGCAGCGCTCACTCTGAGGTCCAGAACAACGACGTGTCCGAGGGCAAAACTGAGCACACTGGCCATGGTGGGGGGAAGAACTCTGGAGGCGGCGGAGGTGGGACAACACGGGAAAAGCGCAATGGCAAAGTCCACAAGCCGGTCTTACTGCACCAGAACAGCACAGAGGTGTCATCCACCAACCAGGTGGAAGTGCCTGACACCACCCAGAACTCCCCGGTGTCCATCAGCAGCGGCCTCAACAGTGATCCAGACATGGCCGACAGTCCCGCGGTGACAGGCATGAGCCACGTGGCGTCCGTCATGTCGGGCTTGTCCCAGGGTGTATTTATGTCGGATGTGACCGGGGATCCAGTCTACAGTATGTCCCCCACCGGGGGCCCCAACACTCACCTAATGGGGGCTGATGCTGCCTCGCAGGGTTTGGTGCTGTCCGTCGCCTCTGATCGCCACAAATTTGCTTTCCCCGGGGGAGGAGTCGGGGAGGCTGGAGCTGCCGGCGGCGGAGACAGTCTGGCCATGCTGTCTTCAGCTGGTGTCTCTGAAGAACTGGTACTATCCAGCAGCCTGGATGCTGCGGGCCTCAAGATCCCGGAGACCAACATGAACTTTGACCCTGACTGCTTCTTGAATAACCCCAAACAGGGCCAGACGTATGGAGGCAGTGCACTGAAGACGGAAGGCAGCACTGCATCCTCTTGCTCTTCCAGCGCCAGCACCAACGGGAACCTGCAGCGCTCCCCGTCCATGTCCGACAACAGCTACAACTTCAACTCCAATCTGGTGAAAAACATCAAAACTGAAGACACGTCCTTCGAGCAGCAGCTGGCCAAGGAAAGCGGGTACCAGGTGGGATCGGTGGTGAATTGTGGCAATGGGGTGACAATGTCGTCCGGCGCCAGTTCGGGTCAGGGGAACCTGGGTCTGACTCCGGCAGGCTCCCTGCTTCCCTCTGGTGGAGGTCTGAGCCCCAGTACAACTTTGGAGCAGATGGATTTCAGCGCCATCGATGCGAAGCAGGAGTACACGGCTGGAGCAGCCACCGTCAACTATGGCCAGGCCATGTCCAGTCCGCATATGCAGCACCAGAGCCGCTCTCCCAGCTTCTTCCTTCAAGATGCCTCTCAGTCCAATCAGCAGGGCAGGAACAACTTGGGTCAGAAAACCCATCTGATGGAGCACAACTCCCACGACTCTGGAGCTTACATGGGCCTGCAGGTGGTGAAGACAGAGTCGCCGGGCAGTAATGggcacctccaccaccaccaccaccaccagaacCAGCACAGGATCAACTGTAATGGCGCGCCAGCCACCGACGGTCAGCCAGGGTCCCTGCAGCTTCTTCAGTACCAGGGAAACTTTCCTGGACTGGGTGCCGATCATGAGGAAGTGGTGGGCCTGGAGCAGTCTGGCAATGTGAGCTCAGTCCAGGCTGCCGAGGGCACAGCAGACAGTCTGCTGAAGAACGGGGACCACATTCAGAGCTGTGCCACTGCAAGCGGAGAAGGAGGCGATCACTATCTCCAGCAGACTTCTGACGGAGGAGTGGGAGGTTCTGGAGAAGGGGTCGTGCTTCACAATGGAAACAACAGCAGCGACAGCGGCAACCGcacacaacagcaacagcagctccaACCGCTTCTCCAAGGAACTAACATGGTCCAAGGTCTTTACAACAGTGTGGGTGCTCACCAGGGACTCGGCACCGGGGCCAGTAACGGAGGAGGGGCCGGTTCGGGCATGGAAATCAGCTTGGATCACTTCGACATTTCTTTTGGAAACCAGTTTTCAGATCTAATTAATGACTTCATATCAGTGGATGGAAGTGGCTCCACCATGTCCGGAGGTGGAGGTCTGTATGCCCACCAGCTGGTCACGTCCCACAACTCTGAGAGTCAGGGCAATGGAGGAGGAGCGCAGCAGGGTCAGGAAGATGCAGGCAACAGAGGAAGCAGCTACAACCCCTCAGACCTCTGCCTGCAACCGTGCTGTAGCCCCCAGGCGCtgaatggaggaggaggaggagcaaacTCTGGGGACGCAGGATCCTTGTCCTACATGAACGTCGCCGAGGTGGTCTCCGCTGCTGTAGCTCACGGTGCTCTGGGGATGCTCCAGGCCACTGGACGGCTCTTCATTGTCACTGACTATTCACCCGAATGGTCTTATCCTGAG GGTGGAGTGAAGGTGCTGATCACTGGCCCGTGGCAGGAGGCCAGCTCGAACTACAGCTGCCTATTTGACCAGATCTCAGTCCCTGCCTCTCTGATCCAGCCTGGAGTGCTGCGCTGCTACTGCCCCG CTCACGACACCGGCCTGGTGACACTTCAGGTGGCAGTCAGTAACCAGATCATCTCCAACTCTGTGGTTTTTGAGTACAAGGCTCGAGCTCTCCCTTCACTGCCTTCATCTCAGCACGACTGGCTCTCACTGGATG ATAACCAGTTCAGAATGTCTATCCTGGAGCGCTTGGagcagatggagaggaggatggCAGAGATGGCcaaccaccagcagcagagcagcacagGGAGTggcggagctggaggaggaacaggGGGATCAGggggcggtggtggtggtggtgccgtcggtggtggtggaggaggcggcGCTAACAATAACCAGTCACAG TGTGTGTCCGGCCAGCTGCAGGCCAGCAGCTCCTTCGAGAGTCGCGTGGTGGTGGTCTGCGAGAAGATGATGAGCCGAGCTTGCTGGGCAAAATCCAAACATTTAATCCACTCCAAGACTTTCAGAGGGATGACACTCCTGCACCTGGCTGCAGGCCAGGGCTACGCCACCCTCATTCAGACACTTATCAAGTGGCG AACCAAGCACGCAGATAGTATTGATTTGGAGTTGGAAGTGGACCCTCTTAATGTGGATCACTTCTCTTGCACTCCTCTG ATGTGGGCGTGTGCGCtgggccacctggaggcagctgTGGTTCTCTATAAATGGGACCGACGAGCCCTCGCGATCCCGGATTCTCTGGGCCGCCTTCCTCTGTCTATAGCACGCTCCCGGGGTCATACCAAACTGGCCGAATGTCTGGAGCAGTTAcagagagaggagcagcagcccCCGGCCCCTCTTCCGCCCACCACTCGCATGTCTTTCTCACCAGCACCTGAAAACTCAACGACAGACAGCTGGATGGTCAGCTGGGCAAATGACACGGTCGTCGCCCCGGGCAGCAAGAAAGGAGGAcctaccaccaccaccaccaccatctccaCCACAACTACGTCCAGCACCACAAACACCAATCCAG ATTTAAGAAGACCAAGGTCAGAACCGTCCAACTACTACAGTAGTGAGGGCCAGAGAGACCTTCCACTCGCTAAAAAGCATAAACCAAACCCAGAAATGTTTCAGACACGGCCCAACAAGGCCATGTCCGTCCCCTTGAgcttggagcagcagcagctccacaatCTCTCCACCAGTCCCAAGAGCCAGTCCTCAGAGGGTCTCAGTGCTGACAAAAACACGTCTGTCGGAGGCAGCGCCACGACGGCTCGATGGAGCTCGAGAGAGGGCTTTCCCCCCGGAGGATTAGGAAGGAAAGGACTTGGTGGCAGTGCGACAAGCAGCCTTGGAAAAGAGAAACTGGTCAACAGGTTACGGCAGCGGGAACAGCTGGGCATGCTGGTGATGGCAGACAGAGAAATGGCAGATGCAGAACTtctgtcctaccgggaggatcTGGAAAACCAGGATTGTCTCACTCAGATGGATGACCTACAG GTCAATATGATGACACTGGCCGAGCACATCATTGAAGCAACACCGGAGAGGATAAAGAGGGAGAACTTCACAGCTGCCGACTCGGTGCCCGCAGACACTTCAGGGGTCAGCAACACCATGAACTGGCTGGCCAACTACCTGGGAGATGTGGAGCAGCTGCCGAGCATCATACACTTGAG GTCTCTGTATAATGTCCCCTTGGCCCCGTCGTCTAATCCCAACATCAGCCCTGGTTCCTCTCCCTTGAGAGAGGGACCCCTGGAGAGGCCCGTGCTTCCGTCGCCAGCAGACTGGAGTGAGTTCATCAACGCCTCCAACAGCAAGGTGGAGCGAGACCTGGCTCAGCTGACTCTGTCAGACCCAGAACAGAGAGAACTGTACGAAGCTGCCCGACTAGTCCAAACTGCCTTCCGCAAGTACAAG GGACGACCACTAAGAGAGCAACAAGAAGTAGCTGCTGCTGTTATTCAACGGTGTTACAAGAAATACAAACAG CTCACATGGATAGCCTTGAAG TATGCACTTTATAAGAAGATGACGCAGGCCGCCATCCTTATCCAGAGTAAATTCCGCAGCTACAACGAACAGAAGAAGTTTCAGCAGAGCAGGAGGGCCGCTGTACTCATTCAGCAATATTACCGCAGCTACAAGGAGTTTGGCAGGCTAAAGCCGCACCAACGTggggcggctgctgctgctctggtgcAGCACAAATTGAG aagtAGTCTGCTCACAAAGCGGCAAGATCAAGCTGCCAGAAAGATTATGAGGTTCCTGCGTCGCTGCCGCCACAG CCCCTTGATGGACCATAGACTGTTCAAGCGG GGTGAAAGAATTGAAAAGGGACAAGGAACATGA
- the camta1a gene encoding calmodulin-binding transcription activator 1 isoform X17, protein MAAENKPEGLKKVRNPDRMYRSAVCYAGHGPPKSISDDTETNNEHGHLKIYLPKKLLECLPKCTSLPKERHRWNTNEEIAAYLITFEKHEEWLTTSPKTRPQNGSMILYNRKKVKYRKDGYCWKKRKDGKTTREDHMKLKVQGVECLYGCYVHSSIIPTFHRRCYWLLQNPDIVLVHYLNVPAIEDCGKPCGPILCSINTDKKEWAKWTKEELIGQLKPMCAGSSVHHKCNSAKHRIISPKVDPRTGAYSSAHSEVQNNDVSEGKTEHTGHGGGKNSGGGGGGTTREKRNGKVHKPVLLHQNSTEVSSTNQVEVPDTTQNSPVSISSGLNSDPDMADSPAVTGMSHVASVMSGLSQGVFMSDVTGDPVYSMSPTGGPNTHLMGADAASQGLVLSVASDRHKFAFPGGGVGEAGAAGGGDSLAMLSSAGVSEELVLSSSLDAAGLKIPETNMNFDPDCFLNNPKQGQTYGGSALKTEGSTASSCSSSASTNGNLQRSPSMSDNSYNFNSNLVKNIKTEDTSFEQQLAKESGYQVGSVVNCGNGVTMSSGASSGQGNLGLTPAGSLLPSGGGLSPSTTLEQMDFSAIDAKQEYTAGAATVNYGQAMSSPHMQHQSRSPSFFLQDASQSNQQGRNNLGQKTHLMEHNSHDSGAYMGLQVVKTESPGSNGHLHHHHHHQNQHRINCNGAPATDGQPGSLQLLQYQGNFPGLGADHEEVVGLEQSGNVSSVQAAEGTADSLLKNGDHIQSCATASGEGGDHYLQQTSDGGVGGSGEGVVLHNGNNSSDSGNRTQQQQQLQPLLQGTNMVQGLYNSVGAHQGLGTGASNGGGAGSGMEISLDHFDISFGNQFSDLINDFISVDGSGSTMSGGGGLYAHQLVTSHNSESQGNGGGAQQGQEDAGNRGSSYNPSDLCLQPCCSPQALNGGGGGANSGDAGSLSYMNVAEVVSAAVAHGALGMLQATGRLFIVTDYSPEWSYPEGGVKVLITGPWQEASSNYSCLFDQISVPASLIQPGVLRCYCPAHDTGLVTLQVAVSNQIISNSVVFEYKARALPSLPSSQHDWLSLDDNQFRMSILERLEQMERRMAEMANHQQQSSTGSGGAGGGTGGSGGGGGGGAVGGGGGGGANNNQSQCVSGQLQASSSFESRVVVVCEKMMSRACWAKSKHLIHSKTFRGMTLLHLAAGQGYATLIQTLIKWRTKHADSIDLELEVDPLNVDHFSCTPLMWACALGHLEAAVVLYKWDRRALAIPDSLGRLPLSIARSRGHTKLAECLEQLQREEQQPPAPLPPTTRMSFSPAPENSTTDSWMVSWANDTVVAPGSKKGGPTTTTTTISTTTTSSTTNTNPDLRRPRSEPSNYYSSEGQRDLPLAKKHKPNPEMFQTRPNKAMSVPLSLEQQQLHNLSTSPKSQSSEGLSADKNTSVGGSATTARWSSREGFPPGGLGRKGLGGSATSSLGKEKLVNRLRQREQLGMLVMADREMADAELLSYREDLENQDCLTQMDDLQVNMMTLAEHIIEATPERIKRENFTAADSVPADTSGVSNTMNWLANYLGDVEQLPSIIHLRSLYNVPLAPSSNPNISPGSSPLREGPLERPVLPSPADWSEFINASNSKVERDLAQLTLSDPEQRELYEAARLVQTAFRKYKGRPLREQQEVAAAVIQRCYKKYKQYALYKKMTQAAILIQSKFRSYNEQKKFQQSRRAAVLIQQYYRSYKEFGRLKPHQRGAAAAALVQHKLRSSLLTKRQDQAARKIMRFLRRCRHSPLMDHRLFKRGERIEKGQGT, encoded by the exons AACCCTGACATTGTGCTCGTCCACTATTTGAATGTTCCAGCCATTGAGGATTGTGGGAAACCATGTGGGCCGATCCTCTGCTCCATCAATACAGACAAGAAAGAATGGGCCAAATGGACCAAGGAGGAGCTGATCGGGCAGCTCAAGCCCATGT GTGCGGGAAGCAGCGTGCACCACAAATGCAACAGCGCCAAACACCGCATCATCTCCCCAAAGGTGGACCCCCGTACCGGGGCGTACAGCAGCGCTCACTCTGAGGTCCAGAACAACGACGTGTCCGAGGGCAAAACTGAGCACACTGGCCATGGTGGGGGGAAGAACTCTGGAGGCGGCGGAGGTGGGACAACACGGGAAAAGCGCAATGGCAAAGTCCACAAGCCGGTCTTACTGCACCAGAACAGCACAGAGGTGTCATCCACCAACCAGGTGGAAGTGCCTGACACCACCCAGAACTCCCCGGTGTCCATCAGCAGCGGCCTCAACAGTGATCCAGACATGGCCGACAGTCCCGCGGTGACAGGCATGAGCCACGTGGCGTCCGTCATGTCGGGCTTGTCCCAGGGTGTATTTATGTCGGATGTGACCGGGGATCCAGTCTACAGTATGTCCCCCACCGGGGGCCCCAACACTCACCTAATGGGGGCTGATGCTGCCTCGCAGGGTTTGGTGCTGTCCGTCGCCTCTGATCGCCACAAATTTGCTTTCCCCGGGGGAGGAGTCGGGGAGGCTGGAGCTGCCGGCGGCGGAGACAGTCTGGCCATGCTGTCTTCAGCTGGTGTCTCTGAAGAACTGGTACTATCCAGCAGCCTGGATGCTGCGGGCCTCAAGATCCCGGAGACCAACATGAACTTTGACCCTGACTGCTTCTTGAATAACCCCAAACAGGGCCAGACGTATGGAGGCAGTGCACTGAAGACGGAAGGCAGCACTGCATCCTCTTGCTCTTCCAGCGCCAGCACCAACGGGAACCTGCAGCGCTCCCCGTCCATGTCCGACAACAGCTACAACTTCAACTCCAATCTGGTGAAAAACATCAAAACTGAAGACACGTCCTTCGAGCAGCAGCTGGCCAAGGAAAGCGGGTACCAGGTGGGATCGGTGGTGAATTGTGGCAATGGGGTGACAATGTCGTCCGGCGCCAGTTCGGGTCAGGGGAACCTGGGTCTGACTCCGGCAGGCTCCCTGCTTCCCTCTGGTGGAGGTCTGAGCCCCAGTACAACTTTGGAGCAGATGGATTTCAGCGCCATCGATGCGAAGCAGGAGTACACGGCTGGAGCAGCCACCGTCAACTATGGCCAGGCCATGTCCAGTCCGCATATGCAGCACCAGAGCCGCTCTCCCAGCTTCTTCCTTCAAGATGCCTCTCAGTCCAATCAGCAGGGCAGGAACAACTTGGGTCAGAAAACCCATCTGATGGAGCACAACTCCCACGACTCTGGAGCTTACATGGGCCTGCAGGTGGTGAAGACAGAGTCGCCGGGCAGTAATGggcacctccaccaccaccaccaccaccagaacCAGCACAGGATCAACTGTAATGGCGCGCCAGCCACCGACGGTCAGCCAGGGTCCCTGCAGCTTCTTCAGTACCAGGGAAACTTTCCTGGACTGGGTGCCGATCATGAGGAAGTGGTGGGCCTGGAGCAGTCTGGCAATGTGAGCTCAGTCCAGGCTGCCGAGGGCACAGCAGACAGTCTGCTGAAGAACGGGGACCACATTCAGAGCTGTGCCACTGCAAGCGGAGAAGGAGGCGATCACTATCTCCAGCAGACTTCTGACGGAGGAGTGGGAGGTTCTGGAGAAGGGGTCGTGCTTCACAATGGAAACAACAGCAGCGACAGCGGCAACCGcacacaacagcaacagcagctccaACCGCTTCTCCAAGGAACTAACATGGTCCAAGGTCTTTACAACAGTGTGGGTGCTCACCAGGGACTCGGCACCGGGGCCAGTAACGGAGGAGGGGCCGGTTCGGGCATGGAAATCAGCTTGGATCACTTCGACATTTCTTTTGGAAACCAGTTTTCAGATCTAATTAATGACTTCATATCAGTGGATGGAAGTGGCTCCACCATGTCCGGAGGTGGAGGTCTGTATGCCCACCAGCTGGTCACGTCCCACAACTCTGAGAGTCAGGGCAATGGAGGAGGAGCGCAGCAGGGTCAGGAAGATGCAGGCAACAGAGGAAGCAGCTACAACCCCTCAGACCTCTGCCTGCAACCGTGCTGTAGCCCCCAGGCGCtgaatggaggaggaggaggagcaaacTCTGGGGACGCAGGATCCTTGTCCTACATGAACGTCGCCGAGGTGGTCTCCGCTGCTGTAGCTCACGGTGCTCTGGGGATGCTCCAGGCCACTGGACGGCTCTTCATTGTCACTGACTATTCACCCGAATGGTCTTATCCTGAG GGTGGAGTGAAGGTGCTGATCACTGGCCCGTGGCAGGAGGCCAGCTCGAACTACAGCTGCCTATTTGACCAGATCTCAGTCCCTGCCTCTCTGATCCAGCCTGGAGTGCTGCGCTGCTACTGCCCCG CTCACGACACCGGCCTGGTGACACTTCAGGTGGCAGTCAGTAACCAGATCATCTCCAACTCTGTGGTTTTTGAGTACAAGGCTCGAGCTCTCCCTTCACTGCCTTCATCTCAGCACGACTGGCTCTCACTGGATG ATAACCAGTTCAGAATGTCTATCCTGGAGCGCTTGGagcagatggagaggaggatggCAGAGATGGCcaaccaccagcagcagagcagcacagGGAGTggcggagctggaggaggaacaggGGGATCAGggggcggtggtggtggtggtgccgtcggtggtggtggaggaggcggcGCTAACAATAACCAGTCACAG TGTGTGTCCGGCCAGCTGCAGGCCAGCAGCTCCTTCGAGAGTCGCGTGGTGGTGGTCTGCGAGAAGATGATGAGCCGAGCTTGCTGGGCAAAATCCAAACATTTAATCCACTCCAAGACTTTCAGAGGGATGACACTCCTGCACCTGGCTGCAGGCCAGGGCTACGCCACCCTCATTCAGACACTTATCAAGTGGCG AACCAAGCACGCAGATAGTATTGATTTGGAGTTGGAAGTGGACCCTCTTAATGTGGATCACTTCTCTTGCACTCCTCTG ATGTGGGCGTGTGCGCtgggccacctggaggcagctgTGGTTCTCTATAAATGGGACCGACGAGCCCTCGCGATCCCGGATTCTCTGGGCCGCCTTCCTCTGTCTATAGCACGCTCCCGGGGTCATACCAAACTGGCCGAATGTCTGGAGCAGTTAcagagagaggagcagcagcccCCGGCCCCTCTTCCGCCCACCACTCGCATGTCTTTCTCACCAGCACCTGAAAACTCAACGACAGACAGCTGGATGGTCAGCTGGGCAAATGACACGGTCGTCGCCCCGGGCAGCAAGAAAGGAGGAcctaccaccaccaccaccaccatctccaCCACAACTACGTCCAGCACCACAAACACCAATCCAG ATTTAAGAAGACCAAGGTCAGAACCGTCCAACTACTACAGTAGTGAGGGCCAGAGAGACCTTCCACTCGCTAAAAAGCATAAACCAAACCCAGAAATGTTTCAGACACGGCCCAACAAGGCCATGTCCGTCCCCTTGAgcttggagcagcagcagctccacaatCTCTCCACCAGTCCCAAGAGCCAGTCCTCAGAGGGTCTCAGTGCTGACAAAAACACGTCTGTCGGAGGCAGCGCCACGACGGCTCGATGGAGCTCGAGAGAGGGCTTTCCCCCCGGAGGATTAGGAAGGAAAGGACTTGGTGGCAGTGCGACAAGCAGCCTTGGAAAAGAGAAACTGGTCAACAGGTTACGGCAGCGGGAACAGCTGGGCATGCTGGTGATGGCAGACAGAGAAATGGCAGATGCAGAACTtctgtcctaccgggaggatcTGGAAAACCAGGATTGTCTCACTCAGATGGATGACCTACAG GTCAATATGATGACACTGGCCGAGCACATCATTGAAGCAACACCGGAGAGGATAAAGAGGGAGAACTTCACAGCTGCCGACTCGGTGCCCGCAGACACTTCAGGGGTCAGCAACACCATGAACTGGCTGGCCAACTACCTGGGAGATGTGGAGCAGCTGCCGAGCATCATACACTTGAG GTCTCTGTATAATGTCCCCTTGGCCCCGTCGTCTAATCCCAACATCAGCCCTGGTTCCTCTCCCTTGAGAGAGGGACCCCTGGAGAGGCCCGTGCTTCCGTCGCCAGCAGACTGGAGTGAGTTCATCAACGCCTCCAACAGCAAGGTGGAGCGAGACCTGGCTCAGCTGACTCTGTCAGACCCAGAACAGAGAGAACTGTACGAAGCTGCCCGACTAGTCCAAACTGCCTTCCGCAAGTACAAG GGACGACCACTAAGAGAGCAACAAGAAGTAGCTGCTGCTGTTATTCAACGGTGTTACAAGAAATACAAACAG TATGCACTTTATAAGAAGATGACGCAGGCCGCCATCCTTATCCAGAGTAAATTCCGCAGCTACAACGAACAGAAGAAGTTTCAGCAGAGCAGGAGGGCCGCTGTACTCATTCAGCAATATTACCGCAGCTACAAGGAGTTTGGCAGGCTAAAGCCGCACCAACGTggggcggctgctgctgctctggtgcAGCACAAATTGAG aagtAGTCTGCTCACAAAGCGGCAAGATCAAGCTGCCAGAAAGATTATGAGGTTCCTGCGTCGCTGCCGCCACAG CCCCTTGATGGACCATAGACTGTTCAAGCGG GGTGAAAGAATTGAAAAGGGACAAGGAACATGA